A genomic region of Tsukamurella pulmonis contains the following coding sequences:
- a CDS encoding flavin-containing monooxygenase yields the protein MTSTTPEHLDIIVIGAGISGIGAGHYITTELPGKSFAILEGRATFGGTWDLFKYPGIRSDSDLHTFGYEFKPWEAKDSIADAHKILDYLQETMVENDLVDKVRYDHRVVSADWSSEDGRWTVQVDHAGERIVLTANWVLFGSGYYDYEQGFTPEFAGREKFAGQIIHPQFWPEDLDYSGKKVVVIGSGATAVTLVPSLLTSEKPAAQVTMLQRTPTYIMPVPKQDPLTNLFHRAFGHKIGHDLSRKRFIWQQRGVYVFAQRFPDLARKIIRNENAKRLPKGYPVDVHFNPPYNPWDQRLCAVPDGDLFKAIRSGKAAVATDKIVTFDETGIELASGEHLDADIIVTATGLKLKLLGGVTLSVDGRDVDVPNAVIHRGAMLSGVPNAALAIGYTNSSWTLKVGMLWKYITKLIGTMDAKGLDTAVAVADPDMATRPALDFEAGYVQRALGELPRQGEADDWRMSMSYFEDAKRLNSELSFGEESGLRLSSSKQAKVTV from the coding sequence ATGACGAGCACCACACCCGAGCACCTCGACATCATCGTCATCGGTGCCGGCATCTCCGGCATCGGCGCCGGCCACTACATCACCACCGAACTGCCCGGGAAGTCCTTCGCGATCCTCGAGGGGCGCGCGACGTTCGGCGGCACGTGGGACCTGTTCAAGTACCCCGGCATCCGCTCGGACTCGGACCTGCACACGTTCGGCTACGAGTTCAAGCCGTGGGAGGCCAAGGACTCCATCGCCGACGCGCACAAGATCCTCGACTACCTGCAGGAGACGATGGTCGAGAACGACCTCGTCGACAAGGTCCGCTACGACCACCGCGTGGTCTCCGCGGACTGGTCGAGCGAGGACGGCCGCTGGACCGTGCAGGTGGACCACGCCGGCGAGCGCATCGTGCTCACCGCGAACTGGGTGCTCTTCGGCAGCGGCTACTACGACTACGAGCAGGGCTTCACGCCCGAGTTCGCGGGTCGCGAGAAGTTCGCCGGGCAGATCATCCATCCGCAGTTCTGGCCCGAGGACCTGGACTACAGCGGCAAGAAGGTCGTCGTCATCGGTTCGGGCGCGACCGCGGTGACCCTCGTCCCGTCGCTGCTGACCAGCGAGAAGCCCGCCGCGCAGGTCACCATGCTGCAGCGCACGCCGACGTACATCATGCCGGTGCCCAAGCAGGACCCCCTGACCAACCTGTTCCACCGCGCCTTCGGCCACAAGATCGGCCACGATCTCTCGCGCAAGCGGTTCATCTGGCAGCAGCGCGGCGTGTACGTCTTCGCGCAGCGCTTCCCGGACCTGGCGCGCAAGATCATCCGCAACGAGAACGCCAAGCGCCTGCCCAAGGGCTACCCGGTGGACGTGCACTTCAACCCGCCGTACAACCCGTGGGACCAGCGCCTGTGCGCCGTGCCCGACGGTGACCTGTTCAAGGCCATCCGCTCGGGCAAGGCGGCCGTCGCGACCGACAAGATCGTCACCTTCGACGAGACCGGCATCGAGCTGGCGAGCGGCGAGCACCTCGACGCGGACATCATCGTCACCGCGACCGGTCTCAAGCTCAAGCTGCTCGGCGGCGTGACGCTGTCGGTCGACGGCCGCGACGTGGACGTGCCGAACGCCGTCATCCACCGCGGCGCGATGCTCTCCGGCGTCCCGAACGCCGCCCTGGCCATCGGCTACACGAACTCGTCGTGGACGCTGAAGGTCGGCATGCTGTGGAAGTACATCACCAAGCTGATCGGGACGATGGACGCGAAGGGCCTGGACACCGCCGTCGCCGTCGCCGATCCCGACATGGCCACGCGCCCCGCCCTCGACTTCGAGGCCGGCTACGTCCAGCGCGCCCTCGGCGAGCTCCCCCGCCAGGGTGAGGCCGACGACTGGCGCATGTCCATGAGCTACTTCGAGGACGCCAAGCGCCTCAACAGCGAGCTCTCCTTCGGCGAGGAGTCCGGCCTGCGCCTGAGCTCGAGCAAGCAGGCCAAGGTCACCGTCTGA
- a CDS encoding SPFH domain-containing protein — protein MTAIVQPEDTQVAITERSAWHGGAGAAVGAFVGFLALVAGAVGLVVLSIAAETPALVVVSVLLGIVALLLLSMVVVVAPGHTLVVQLFGRYVGTVRTQGLGLVLPLTTRQRVSVRVHNFETAELKVNDSTGNPVNIASIIVWQVADTARATFAVEDYEEFIVSQAESALRHVTTSHPYDADDAVAGATSLRGSTDQVAAELAEQVAARVELAGLEILEARISSLAYAPEIAGAMLQRQQASALLAAREKIVEGAVGIVENALVRLEENGTVELDDERRAAMVSNLLVVLCSDSRTTPVVNTGSLYS, from the coding sequence ATGACAGCAATCGTTCAACCCGAGGACACCCAGGTCGCGATCACGGAGCGGTCGGCGTGGCACGGAGGCGCCGGCGCCGCGGTGGGGGCCTTCGTCGGCTTCCTCGCACTCGTCGCGGGCGCGGTCGGCCTCGTCGTGCTGTCGATCGCGGCGGAGACGCCCGCCCTGGTCGTGGTCAGCGTGCTGCTCGGCATCGTCGCGCTGCTCCTGCTCAGCATGGTCGTCGTGGTCGCGCCCGGCCACACGCTGGTGGTGCAGCTCTTCGGCCGGTACGTGGGCACCGTGCGCACGCAGGGCCTCGGCCTGGTGCTACCGCTGACCACCCGACAGCGGGTCTCGGTGCGCGTGCACAACTTCGAGACCGCGGAGCTCAAGGTCAACGACTCCACCGGCAACCCGGTGAACATCGCGTCGATCATCGTCTGGCAGGTCGCCGACACCGCGCGCGCCACCTTCGCCGTGGAGGACTACGAGGAGTTCATCGTCTCGCAGGCCGAATCGGCGCTGCGGCACGTGACCACGAGCCACCCGTACGACGCCGACGACGCCGTGGCCGGCGCCACCTCACTGCGCGGATCCACCGACCAGGTGGCCGCCGAACTGGCCGAACAGGTCGCCGCGCGCGTCGAACTCGCCGGGCTTGAGATCCTCGAGGCGCGCATCTCATCGCTCGCCTACGCGCCGGAGATCGCCGGCGCCATGCTGCAGCGGCAGCAGGCCTCGGCCCTGCTCGCGGCCCGCGAGAAGATCGTCGAGGGCGCCGTCGGCATCGTCGAGAACGCCCTGGTCCGGCTCGAGGAGAACGGCACCGTCGAGCTCGACGACGAGCGCCGCGCGGCGATGGTCTCGAACCTGCTGGTGGTGCTGTGTTCCGACAGCCGCACCACACCCGTGGTGAACACGGGGAGCCTGTACAGCTAG
- a CDS encoding ABC transporter substrate-binding protein — protein MKLSLARVTLAALTIGALTACGSGAPSDTATGSSAADGAFPRTVEHAMGSTTIPTRPQRVAALDASFTDATLMLDTQVVAFTEYNTLGSKLPDYLGASATNYGAQAVSVGKLASPSLEKIVAVKPDLIVSAKVRHSKEYPQLAGIAPTVFSETTGPTWKDNIRLLAKALGKETLADQRLAEYEAQARAVGSAVKAKAGPDTTISVVRFLDGPTRLYGKKSFSGIVLQDAGLARPASQDVDEFMTEISAERIPAADGTKIFVTTNGDKGTDSLNTFRQNPLWAPLEPKTVEVKDAEWMSAVSVQGAYHILADIAKAFDVPGPAIPAWISGK, from the coding sequence ATGAAGCTCTCCCTGGCGCGCGTCACGCTCGCCGCCCTCACGATCGGCGCGCTCACGGCGTGCGGCAGCGGCGCACCGTCGGACACGGCGACCGGCAGCAGCGCCGCCGACGGCGCGTTCCCGCGGACCGTCGAGCACGCGATGGGCTCGACGACCATCCCGACCCGGCCGCAGCGAGTGGCGGCCCTCGACGCCTCCTTCACCGACGCGACACTGATGCTGGACACCCAGGTCGTCGCGTTCACCGAGTACAACACCCTGGGCAGCAAGCTCCCCGACTACCTCGGCGCGTCCGCGACGAACTACGGCGCGCAGGCCGTCAGCGTGGGCAAGCTGGCCTCGCCGTCGCTGGAGAAGATCGTCGCGGTCAAGCCCGACCTCATCGTGAGCGCGAAGGTGCGCCACAGCAAGGAGTACCCGCAGCTCGCCGGCATCGCGCCGACCGTCTTCAGCGAGACCACCGGCCCGACGTGGAAGGACAACATCCGGCTGCTGGCGAAGGCCCTCGGCAAGGAGACCCTCGCGGATCAGCGCCTCGCGGAGTACGAGGCGCAGGCGCGCGCCGTCGGCTCCGCGGTCAAGGCGAAGGCCGGCCCGGACACCACCATCTCCGTGGTGCGCTTCCTCGACGGCCCCACGCGCCTGTACGGCAAGAAGTCCTTCTCCGGCATCGTGCTGCAGGACGCCGGTCTCGCACGCCCCGCGTCGCAGGACGTCGACGAGTTCATGACCGAGATCAGCGCCGAGCGCATCCCCGCTGCCGACGGGACGAAGATCTTCGTGACCACCAACGGCGACAAGGGAACCGACTCGCTCAACACGTTCCGGCAGAACCCGCTGTGGGCGCCGCTCGAGCCGAAGACCGTGGAGGTCAAGGACGCCGAGTGGATGAGCGCCGTGAGCGTGCAGGGCGCGTACCACATCCTCGCCGACATCGCGAAGGCCTTCGACGTGCCCGGTCCCGCGATCCCGGCGTGGATCTCGGGGAAGTAG
- a CDS encoding DNA polymerase III subunit delta' translates to MSSVFDRLVGQEAVVIGLRAAAAAAREVVADGGTVADLAGSSMTHAWLFTGPPGSGRSVAARALAAALQCDDPVEPGCGHCRACTTVLAGTHADVRSIAPDGLSIAVKQMREVVADASRRPSVGNWQIVLIEDADRLTEQAGNALLKMVEEPPAQTIVLLCAPTVDPEDISVTLKSRCRHVPLVTPSAPAIAAVLEKDGIDAERAAWAAGVSGGHVGRAKRLATDPEAQKQRKQALGLARAATSEGVYGVVEQLLRDAESTAKELNADVNERETEDLKTALGAGGVGRGTGGVMRGSAGQLKDLEKRQKARGTRAVRDALDRALIDLAALFRDALVQGTGARVTLMHPDEAEQTRRLAGYARPEGLLRCVESVLECREAIDLNVKPVVALDAMAAGVSSALRDHRF, encoded by the coding sequence GTGAGCTCAGTGTTCGATCGCCTGGTGGGGCAGGAAGCGGTGGTGATCGGCCTGCGGGCCGCCGCGGCCGCCGCGCGCGAGGTCGTGGCGGACGGGGGCACCGTCGCCGATCTGGCGGGATCGTCCATGACGCACGCCTGGTTGTTCACCGGTCCGCCCGGATCCGGGCGGTCCGTCGCGGCGCGCGCGCTCGCCGCGGCGCTGCAGTGCGACGATCCGGTCGAGCCCGGTTGCGGGCACTGCCGGGCCTGCACCACGGTGCTGGCCGGCACCCACGCCGACGTGCGGTCGATCGCCCCCGACGGCTTGTCCATCGCGGTCAAGCAGATGCGCGAGGTGGTGGCGGACGCGTCGCGCCGGCCGTCCGTCGGCAACTGGCAGATCGTGCTCATCGAGGACGCCGACCGGCTCACCGAGCAGGCCGGTAACGCGCTGCTGAAGATGGTGGAGGAGCCGCCGGCGCAGACCATCGTGCTGCTGTGCGCGCCCACCGTCGATCCGGAGGACATCTCCGTCACTCTGAAGTCCCGGTGCCGGCACGTCCCGCTCGTCACCCCGTCGGCGCCCGCCATCGCCGCGGTGCTGGAGAAGGACGGGATCGACGCCGAGCGTGCCGCCTGGGCGGCCGGGGTGTCCGGCGGGCACGTCGGGCGGGCCAAGCGCCTCGCGACGGATCCGGAGGCGCAGAAGCAGCGCAAGCAGGCGCTGGGCCTGGCGCGGGCGGCCACGTCGGAGGGCGTCTACGGCGTCGTCGAACAGCTGCTGCGCGACGCGGAGAGCACGGCCAAGGAGCTCAACGCCGATGTCAACGAGCGCGAGACCGAGGATCTGAAGACGGCGCTCGGCGCGGGCGGCGTCGGCCGCGGCACCGGCGGCGTGATGCGCGGCTCCGCGGGCCAGCTCAAGGACCTGGAGAAGCGGCAGAAGGCCCGCGGCACCCGCGCGGTGCGCGATGCCCTCGACCGCGCACTCATCGACCTCGCCGCGCTGTTCCGCGATGCGCTGGTGCAGGGCACGGGCGCGCGGGTCACGCTCATGCACCCCGACGAGGCCGAGCAGACCCGGCGGCTCGCCGGCTACGCCCGTCCCGAGGGGCTGCTGCGCTGCGTGGAATCGGTCCTGGAGTGTCGCGAGGCGATCGACCTCAACGTCAAGCCCGTCGTCGCGCTCGACGCGATGGCCGCGGGCGTCTCGTCGGCCCTGCGCGACCACCGCTTCTGA
- a CDS encoding PucR family transcriptional regulator, which translates to MGAPTEQSWPEPSDRVKELIRRAAEFASNAPEEWVTALQDATLTGIILSPIAADPTLAELVRNSDTAVMLHWAAHNLAHPGARVPPNIDSADALAVARDLVRRGLDLHGIDTYRKGLNTAWTLWMDVCFELTDDPAELRELLAVTWASMSTYVDDTIDAITIRMAGEREQLTTGTNADRLAAVSLILEGAPIARARAEQQLGYRLTGPHTAAVVWTTGPVGDLDAAAHALARHTGTTRALTVVASASALWLWLPGTVVPDSGELARELADHPEVRVAIGRPGEDLDGFRRSHLDAGTAQRVMTRLRTRRRVARYDDVVLISLVTSDTGKADEFVRDTLGDLLTADQETRETVAAYVEEQFNTSRTAERLYTHRNTVIRRLTRADELLPRPLADNPTGVAVALDVLRWLGPDGPA; encoded by the coding sequence ATGGGTGCGCCGACGGAGCAGAGCTGGCCCGAACCCTCGGATCGGGTCAAGGAGCTGATCCGGCGCGCCGCGGAGTTCGCGAGCAACGCCCCCGAGGAGTGGGTGACCGCCCTGCAGGACGCCACGCTCACCGGCATCATCCTCTCCCCCATCGCCGCGGATCCGACGCTGGCCGAGCTGGTCCGCAACTCCGACACCGCCGTCATGCTGCACTGGGCCGCGCACAACCTGGCCCACCCGGGCGCCCGGGTGCCGCCGAACATCGACTCCGCGGACGCCCTCGCCGTCGCCCGCGACCTGGTCCGGCGGGGCCTCGACCTGCACGGCATCGACACCTATCGCAAGGGCCTCAACACCGCCTGGACGCTGTGGATGGACGTCTGCTTCGAGCTCACCGACGATCCCGCCGAGCTGCGCGAGCTGCTCGCCGTGACGTGGGCGTCGATGTCGACGTACGTCGACGACACCATCGACGCCATCACGATCCGGATGGCCGGCGAGCGCGAGCAGCTGACCACCGGGACCAACGCGGACCGTCTGGCCGCGGTCTCGCTGATCCTCGAGGGCGCCCCGATCGCCCGGGCCCGGGCGGAACAGCAGCTGGGCTACCGACTGACCGGGCCGCACACCGCCGCGGTCGTCTGGACGACGGGGCCGGTCGGCGACCTGGACGCCGCGGCCCACGCACTGGCCCGGCACACCGGCACGACGCGCGCGCTGACCGTCGTGGCGAGTGCGTCGGCGCTGTGGCTGTGGCTGCCCGGCACCGTCGTCCCCGACTCGGGCGAGCTGGCCCGCGAACTGGCCGACCACCCCGAGGTCCGGGTCGCGATCGGCCGGCCGGGCGAGGACCTCGACGGGTTCCGGCGCAGCCACCTCGACGCCGGCACCGCGCAACGCGTGATGACCCGCCTGCGCACCCGGCGGCGGGTCGCGCGCTACGACGACGTCGTGCTGATCTCGCTGGTCACGAGCGATACCGGCAAGGCCGACGAGTTCGTCCGCGACACCCTCGGCGATCTGCTCACCGCCGATCAGGAGACCCGGGAGACCGTCGCGGCGTACGTCGAGGAGCAGTTCAACACCTCCCGCACCGCCGAGCGGCTCTACACCCACCGCAACACGGTGATCCGCCGCCTGACCAGGGCCGACGAGCTGCTGCCCCGCCCCCTCGCCGACAATCCCACCGGGGTCGCCGTCGCGCTCGACGTGCTGCGGTGGCTCGGCCCCGACGGGCCGGCGTGA
- a CDS encoding arsenic resistance protein — MRSTAEWAEDHQVPLYLVGLVLGAALGLAVPTVAGPAEAVINPVLALLLYATFLGIPFARIGEALRDVRFLSTVLAVNFVAVPVVVFAVSRIVAHDRVLLVGVLFVLLTPCIDYVIVFSGLAGGAKDRLLAAAPLLMLVQMALLPLYLWLFVGGEVVRTIDYGPFLAAFAWVIAVPLLLAGVTQWAAARRRWGAVLADGMVGAMVPIMVLTLAVVVASQVAGVRDQLASLLLTIPVYVLFAAVMTPVGAAAGRLARLDVPGRRSVVFSGVTRNSLVILPLVLALPGAYGLAPLVVVTQTLVELVVMVLFVRLIPRLIR, encoded by the coding sequence ATGCGGTCGACGGCCGAGTGGGCGGAGGACCACCAGGTACCGCTCTACCTCGTGGGGCTGGTTCTCGGTGCCGCCCTCGGCCTCGCCGTACCGACGGTGGCGGGCCCCGCGGAGGCCGTCATCAACCCGGTGCTCGCGCTGCTGCTCTACGCCACGTTCCTGGGGATCCCGTTCGCGCGGATCGGGGAGGCGCTGCGCGACGTGCGGTTCCTGAGCACTGTCCTGGCGGTCAACTTCGTGGCGGTGCCGGTGGTGGTCTTCGCGGTGTCGCGGATCGTCGCGCACGACCGGGTGCTGCTCGTCGGCGTGCTGTTCGTGCTGCTCACGCCCTGCATCGACTACGTGATCGTGTTCAGTGGACTCGCCGGGGGCGCGAAGGACCGGCTGCTCGCGGCGGCGCCGCTGCTGATGCTGGTGCAGATGGCGCTGCTGCCGCTGTACCTGTGGTTGTTCGTCGGCGGCGAGGTGGTGCGCACCATCGACTACGGGCCGTTCCTCGCGGCCTTCGCGTGGGTCATCGCGGTGCCGCTGCTGCTCGCGGGCGTGACGCAGTGGGCGGCGGCCCGGAGGCGGTGGGGTGCCGTGCTCGCCGACGGGATGGTCGGCGCGATGGTGCCGATCATGGTGCTGACGCTGGCCGTCGTGGTGGCGTCGCAGGTGGCGGGGGTGCGCGACCAGCTCGCGTCGCTCCTGCTCACGATCCCGGTGTACGTGTTGTTCGCGGCGGTGATGACGCCCGTCGGCGCGGCTGCGGGCCGGCTCGCCCGGTTGGACGTGCCGGGCCGGCGCAGCGTGGTCTTCAGCGGCGTCACACGGAACTCGCTGGTGATCCTGCCGCTGGTCCTCGCGCTGCCCGGCGCGTACGGGCTGGCGCCGCTCGTCGTGGTGACGCAGACCCTCGTCGAGTTGGTGGTCATGGTGCTCTTCGTCCGCCTGATCCCGCGGTTGATCCGCTAG
- a CDS encoding inorganic diphosphatase, protein MVLESDRYFAALDELISTSTLVIDRRAGSAHPRIPHAVYPLDYGYLVGTTGGDGDGIDVFVGTERNSGLVGVLLTADVAKRDAEVKLLVDCAATEIDEVQRFLTEVLGIGGVPVLRAKRKQAGYETRPDL, encoded by the coding sequence GTGGTCCTCGAATCCGATCGATACTTCGCCGCGCTCGACGAACTGATCAGCACGTCGACCCTCGTGATCGATCGGCGAGCTGGAAGCGCGCATCCACGTATCCCGCACGCCGTCTACCCGCTCGACTACGGATACCTGGTCGGCACGACGGGCGGTGACGGCGACGGGATCGACGTCTTCGTCGGCACGGAAAGGAATTCCGGCTTGGTCGGAGTGCTCCTCACGGCTGACGTGGCCAAGCGCGACGCAGAGGTGAAGTTGCTCGTCGACTGCGCTGCGACCGAGATCGATGAAGTGCAGCGGTTCCTGACCGAGGTCTTGGGAATCGGTGGTGTTCCCGTACTACGGGCGAAACGGAAACAGGCCGGGTACGAGACCCGGCCTGACCTGTGA
- a CDS encoding serine/threonine-protein kinase — MNEQQIAGYRVVRKLGGGGMGEVYLVQHPRLPRQDALKLLHTSVSSNPQYKARFDREAYVLAQLNHRNIIHLYDRGEVQGRLWITMEYVAGPDTSQMLAQRGPMPLPLAIEIADGAGAALDYAYRQARITHRDVKPANILVAFDSDGAPQVKLADFGIAKAAGEAVGVTSTGITVGTMAYMSPEAFDNKILDNRADLYSLGCTVFELLTGEPPFPGDSPAAVISAHLNQPAPKITTRNPALPGHLDAVFRKALAKRPEDRYATCAEFVAGLRGELPAEPAQGGTAEHPALSTGGYAAPSTAASPAGRPTGAYGPSTSAYGPSTGAYGPATGGYPSPGTPQSPAPTRAEALPPSTTAEPVRAEQYPPAEYGGDSRPRRRSIPLVLGALLVVVALVAGGIFLVRESGDNGPTSGSALTAASVRLINFQDSSEQSKNLDNVLTGATPPWRTYEYYSGPQFGGLKKGTGFLLTLDREATITSGTITSPSSGSSVQIRTAPSSSVSSLDQTSTVWEGSLTSGATDFSARDGAKTRYVLVWITGLSQITGGKWQTTIEQVQLRGN, encoded by the coding sequence ATGAACGAGCAGCAGATCGCGGGCTACCGGGTGGTCCGCAAGCTCGGCGGCGGCGGCATGGGCGAGGTGTACCTCGTCCAGCATCCGCGCCTGCCCCGGCAGGACGCGCTCAAGCTGCTGCACACCTCCGTCAGCAGCAACCCGCAGTACAAGGCCCGGTTCGATCGCGAGGCGTACGTGCTCGCGCAGCTCAACCACCGCAACATCATCCACCTCTACGACCGCGGCGAGGTCCAGGGCCGGCTGTGGATCACGATGGAGTACGTCGCCGGCCCCGACACCTCGCAGATGCTCGCCCAGCGCGGGCCCATGCCGCTGCCGCTCGCCATCGAGATCGCCGACGGTGCCGGCGCCGCCCTCGACTACGCCTACCGGCAGGCGCGGATCACGCACCGCGACGTCAAGCCCGCCAACATCCTCGTGGCCTTCGACTCCGACGGTGCGCCGCAGGTCAAGCTCGCCGACTTCGGCATCGCCAAGGCCGCCGGGGAGGCCGTCGGCGTCACGTCGACGGGGATCACCGTCGGGACCATGGCGTACATGTCGCCCGAGGCCTTCGACAACAAGATCCTCGACAACCGGGCCGACCTGTACTCGCTCGGCTGCACGGTCTTCGAGCTGCTCACCGGCGAGCCGCCCTTCCCCGGCGACTCCCCCGCCGCCGTCATCTCCGCGCACCTGAACCAGCCGGCGCCGAAGATCACCACCCGCAACCCGGCGCTGCCGGGCCACCTCGACGCCGTCTTCCGCAAGGCCCTGGCCAAGCGCCCCGAAGACCGCTACGCCACCTGCGCCGAGTTCGTCGCGGGCCTGCGGGGCGAGCTGCCCGCGGAGCCCGCACAGGGCGGCACCGCCGAGCACCCGGCACTGTCGACCGGCGGGTACGCGGCACCGTCGACGGCGGCGAGCCCGGCCGGCCGGCCGACGGGTGCGTACGGACCGTCGACGAGCGCGTACGGACCGTCGACCGGTGCCTACGGGCCGGCGACGGGCGGGTACCCGTCGCCCGGGACTCCCCAGTCCCCCGCCCCGACCCGGGCGGAGGCGCTGCCGCCGTCGACGACGGCGGAGCCGGTGCGGGCCGAGCAGTACCCGCCGGCCGAGTACGGCGGCGACAGCCGTCCCCGCCGGCGCAGCATCCCGCTCGTCCTGGGCGCGCTGCTGGTGGTCGTCGCGCTGGTGGCCGGCGGGATCTTCCTCGTCCGGGAGAGCGGCGACAACGGCCCGACCAGCGGATCGGCGCTGACGGCCGCGTCCGTGCGGCTCATCAATTTCCAGGACAGCTCGGAGCAATCGAAGAACCTCGACAACGTGCTCACCGGCGCGACGCCGCCGTGGCGCACGTACGAGTACTACTCCGGTCCCCAGTTCGGCGGCCTCAAGAAGGGCACCGGATTCCTCCTGACCCTCGATCGCGAGGCGACGATCACCTCGGGCACCATCACTTCGCCCAGCTCGGGCTCCTCGGTGCAGATCCGGACGGCACCGTCGAGCTCGGTGAGTTCGCTCGATCAGACCTCGACCGTGTGGGAGGGCTCGCTCACCAGCGGTGCCACCGATTTCTCCGCCCGCGACGGGGCGAAGACCCGTTACGTGCTGGTGTGGATCACCGGGCTCTCACAGATCACCGGCGGTAAGTGGCAGACCACCATCGAGCAGGTGCAGCTGCGCGGGAACTAG
- a CDS encoding adenylate/guanylate cyclase domain-containing protein, translated as MAAPKSRLSRALRLARWLAKTPWPIFALDILRSNILGAVFVFGFLRFALPVQQSVQLQEISGINLLVFITYLIGASVLGMLIGLRLVLPVLRWHRRSAPHDPAISRMALNLPLRMALMQAFFWLIGGIIFVVINFNSSSGIRVVVALTVLLGAITTCALSYMQTERVLRPITVAALAQEPQGSAGLSVTTRILLSWVLGTATPIVGIIMVIASQELGVIDPNAPTLINPVLLLCVVALAAGLLGTVRAAKSIGDPIRDLFRAQRKVRDGDFTASVKIYDSSELGLLQAGFNDMVHDLAERQRMRDMFGRYVGQDVARQALEHGTHLGGEINEVGVLFVDLVGSTKLAVTEEPAAVVDLLNDFFKVVVDLVDLHGGFVNKFQGDAALAIFGAPLPHPDAAGAALAAAREMRIQLSEVLGGTGFGIGVSAGQVVAGHIGAKARFEYTVIGDPVNEAARITEIAKSEPSSLLAAGRAVESATPAEQAMWTLGEAIELRGRGQLTQLARPVED; from the coding sequence GTGGCAGCACCGAAGAGCAGACTCAGTCGCGCACTGCGACTGGCGCGGTGGCTCGCCAAGACCCCCTGGCCGATCTTCGCGCTGGACATCCTGCGCTCGAACATCCTGGGCGCGGTCTTCGTCTTCGGTTTCCTGCGGTTCGCGCTACCCGTGCAGCAGTCGGTGCAGCTGCAGGAGATCAGCGGCATCAACCTACTGGTCTTCATCACCTACCTGATCGGCGCGAGCGTGCTCGGCATGCTGATCGGGCTGCGACTGGTGCTGCCCGTGCTGCGCTGGCACCGGCGCAGCGCCCCGCACGATCCGGCGATCTCCCGCATGGCCCTGAACCTGCCCCTGCGGATGGCGCTCATGCAGGCCTTCTTCTGGCTCATCGGCGGCATCATCTTCGTGGTCATCAACTTCAACTCGTCGAGCGGCATCCGGGTGGTGGTCGCGCTGACGGTGCTGCTCGGCGCCATCACGACGTGCGCGCTGAGCTACATGCAGACCGAGCGCGTACTGCGCCCGATCACCGTGGCCGCACTGGCCCAGGAGCCGCAGGGCTCCGCCGGACTGTCGGTGACCACGCGCATCCTGCTCAGTTGGGTGCTCGGCACCGCCACGCCGATCGTCGGCATCATCATGGTGATCGCCTCGCAGGAGCTGGGCGTGATCGACCCGAACGCGCCCACGCTGATCAACCCCGTGCTGCTGCTCTGCGTCGTCGCGCTGGCCGCCGGCCTGCTCGGCACCGTGCGCGCCGCGAAGTCCATCGGCGATCCCATCCGCGACCTGTTCCGCGCGCAGCGCAAGGTCCGCGACGGGGACTTCACCGCCTCGGTGAAGATCTACGACTCCAGCGAGCTGGGCCTCCTGCAGGCCGGCTTCAACGACATGGTGCACGACCTGGCCGAGCGACAGCGGATGCGCGACATGTTCGGCCGGTACGTCGGGCAGGACGTCGCGCGGCAGGCGCTCGAGCACGGCACCCACCTCGGCGGCGAGATCAACGAGGTCGGCGTGCTGTTCGTCGACCTCGTCGGCTCGACGAAACTGGCCGTCACGGAGGAGCCCGCCGCGGTCGTGGACCTGCTCAACGACTTCTTCAAGGTCGTCGTCGACCTCGTCGACCTGCACGGCGGCTTCGTCAACAAGTTCCAGGGCGACGCGGCGCTGGCCATCTTCGGGGCGCCGCTCCCGCACCCCGACGCCGCCGGCGCCGCGCTGGCGGCGGCCCGCGAGATGCGCATCCAGCTCAGCGAGGTCCTCGGCGGCACCGGCTTCGGCATCGGCGTCTCCGCCGGTCAGGTGGTCGCGGGGCACATCGGCGCGAAGGCCCGCTTCGAGTACACGGTGATCGGTGACCCGGTGAACGAGGCGGCGCGGATCACCGAGATCGCCAAGTCGGAGCCCTCGTCGCTGCTCGCGGCCGGGCGCGCCGTCGAGTCCGCGACGCCCGCCGAGCAGGCGATGTGGACGCTCGGCGAGGCGATCGAGCTGCGCGGGCGCGGGCAGCTCACGCAGCTGGCGCGCCCCGTCGAGGACTGA